A part of Homoserinibacter sp. YIM 151385 genomic DNA contains:
- a CDS encoding peptidylprolyl isomerase, producing the protein MPLHTAVATIHTNHGDIRIDLLGNHAPITVANFTGLATGEREWTHPQSGETKNEPLYDGTIFHRIIPQFMLQGGDPLGQGIGGPGYQFDDEIHPELNFNEPYVLAMANAGIQMGRGTNGSQFFITTVPTPWLQGKHAIFGTVSDEDSKRVVDAIEKVATDGRDKPLEDVVISSIEIAEV; encoded by the coding sequence ATGCCTCTTCACACCGCGGTCGCCACCATCCACACCAACCACGGCGACATCCGCATCGACCTGCTCGGCAACCACGCGCCCATCACGGTCGCGAACTTCACCGGCCTCGCCACCGGCGAGCGCGAGTGGACGCACCCGCAGAGCGGCGAGACCAAGAACGAGCCCCTCTACGACGGCACCATCTTCCACCGCATCATCCCCCAGTTCATGCTTCAGGGCGGCGACCCCCTCGGCCAGGGCATCGGCGGCCCCGGCTACCAGTTCGACGACGAGATCCACCCCGAGCTGAACTTCAACGAGCCCTACGTGCTCGCGATGGCGAACGCCGGCATCCAGATGGGCCGCGGCACGAACGGCTCCCAGTTCTTCATCACGACGGTGCCCACCCCGTGGCTCCAGGGCAAGCACGCCATCTTCGGCACCGTGAGCGACGAGGACTCGAAGCGCGTCGTCGACGCGATCGAGAAGGTCGCGACCGACGGTCGCGACAAGCCGCTCGAGGATGTCGTCATCTCCTCCATCGAGATCG